A window of Rhodanobacteraceae bacterium contains these coding sequences:
- a CDS encoding DUF853 family protein, translated as MTNTAQMTIARGTRDLSLLTRYANRHGLIAGATGTGKSVSLMLLAEEFSKRGVPVFLADVKGDLAGLSQTAVMSDKLRNRLKLLGIEQQWQPGANPVVFWDIYGQNGHPLRTTISEMGPILLARLMELNEVQSGVLNIVFRVADEEGLLLLDLPDLRAMLNYVAENAKEISAEYGLVSATSIAAVQRALLGLEDAGARAFFGEPAFELRDFFAIDPAGRGVINVMSAEQLIMKPKLYSSFLLWLLSELFEQLPEVGDLDKPRLVFFFDEAHLLFDDAPPSLVQRVEQVVRLIRSKGVGVYFCSQNPDDVPGDILGQLGHRVQHALRAFTPRDQKAVKTAAETFVANPGLDVVKAITELGVGEALVSFLEEGGRPAMVERAWILTPGCRIGAITPEERAAVRARSPVGGKYDQPVDRESAYEVLKRRAEPQAEAAPEPQATGGGWSLNWPWGKQTPAPPPPPAPRQRAPAPRPAPAPRPAPAPRGSNRQGVGEAFAKSVARTVGNQLGRSLLRGILGAIKGR; from the coding sequence ATGACCAACACTGCCCAGATGACGATCGCCCGCGGCACGCGCGACCTCTCCCTGCTGACGCGCTACGCCAATCGCCACGGCTTGATCGCCGGCGCGACCGGTACCGGCAAGAGCGTGTCGCTGATGCTGCTGGCCGAGGAATTCAGCAAGCGCGGCGTGCCGGTGTTCCTGGCGGACGTCAAGGGTGACCTCGCCGGGCTCTCACAAACCGCTGTGATGAGCGACAAGCTGCGCAACCGCCTGAAGCTGCTCGGGATCGAGCAGCAGTGGCAGCCCGGCGCCAATCCGGTGGTGTTCTGGGACATCTACGGCCAGAACGGGCATCCGCTGCGCACCACCATCAGCGAGATGGGTCCGATCCTGCTGGCGCGCCTGATGGAACTCAACGAGGTCCAGTCGGGTGTCCTCAACATCGTGTTCCGGGTGGCCGACGAGGAAGGCCTGCTGCTGCTGGACCTGCCGGACCTGCGCGCCATGCTGAATTACGTGGCGGAGAACGCGAAGGAGATTTCGGCCGAGTACGGCCTGGTGTCGGCCACTTCGATTGCTGCGGTGCAACGCGCGCTGCTCGGCCTGGAGGATGCCGGCGCGCGCGCCTTTTTCGGCGAGCCGGCCTTCGAACTACGCGATTTCTTCGCGATCGACCCGGCCGGCCGCGGCGTGATCAACGTGATGAGTGCCGAACAGCTGATCATGAAGCCCAAGCTGTATTCGAGCTTTCTGCTCTGGCTGCTGTCGGAACTCTTCGAGCAGTTGCCCGAGGTGGGCGACCTCGACAAGCCGCGCCTGGTGTTCTTCTTCGACGAGGCACACCTGCTGTTCGACGATGCGCCGCCCTCGCTGGTGCAACGAGTGGAGCAGGTGGTCCGCCTGATCCGCTCCAAGGGCGTCGGGGTCTATTTCTGCAGCCAGAACCCGGACGATGTGCCGGGCGACATCCTCGGCCAGCTCGGCCATCGCGTGCAGCACGCATTGCGGGCGTTCACGCCGCGCGACCAGAAGGCGGTCAAGACCGCGGCGGAGACTTTCGTCGCCAACCCGGGCCTGGATGTGGTCAAGGCGATCACTGAACTGGGCGTCGGCGAGGCGCTGGTGTCCTTCCTCGAAGAAGGCGGGCGCCCGGCGATGGTCGAGCGCGCCTGGATCCTGACGCCGGGTTGCCGCATCGGCGCGATCACACCCGAGGAGCGCGCCGCAGTGCGCGCGCGCAGCCCGGTCGGTGGCAAGTACGACCAACCGGTGGATCGCGAATCCGCCTATGAGGTGCTCAAGCGGCGCGCCGAGCCCCAGGCCGAGGCCGCGCCGGAGCCGCAGGCAACCGGCGGCGGCTGGAGCCTGAACTGGCCCTGGGGCAAGCAGACGCCCGCGCCGCCACCGCCGCCCGCGCCGCGCCAGCGCGCCCCCGCACCGCGCCCGGCGCCGGCGCCCAGGCCCGCCCCCGCGCCACGCGGCAGCAATCGCCAGGGCGTGGGCGAGGCCTTCGCCAAGTCCGTCGCGCGGACCGTCGGCAACCAGCTCGGGCGCTCCTTGCTGCGCGGCATTCTGGGCGCGATCAAGGGGCGCTGA
- a CDS encoding DUF11 domain-containing protein → MRFLTPLLLGALALGSSSAFSQAYDVLGANEAPGPAYTPGPTGGPRGTILQDQRALLVTHPGAGAGGTDDSRLQSTSLGMGTIGFGVQQTVPNRIADDFVVPAGGYTINAVTVYSYQTGSTTTPTHNGITFQIWNGPPNVAGSAVVFGDTTTNRFSSAAFANIYRTTETTVGATNRPIMSVTASGLNITLPAGTYWLDFALSGTLASGPWAPAISILGQAVTGNGLQSQAGTWVPALDGGTGTPAQGFPITLEGTLPGTDLVTTLTDTPDPVTAGSNVTYVATVNNAGPGDATDVAVALPLAAGSNFVSATPSAGGTCVSPAVGANGTVTCTWAGNTANGASRDVTVVASVPASTANAAVLSVTATATSATNELDPPDNAATTTTTVATSADLSITLTDSPDPVTAGTNLTYVATATNAGPSDAQDVAINLPLPANTTLVSATAAGGTCAGTNCTFAGATAPGASRSVTYVVLVAASAASSSPISATASASSPTTDSNPANNSATASTAVVAEANLSVALTSSVPQVLINVPVTFTAISTNGGPSDAQNVSVTITLTPDFRYSSHTASGATCTTPQVGNTGAIVCTWAGATAPAATRTLTVVAFSNVEGNTAVNASTGSATTDPVPNNNTAGVSVVVGYPFNEIPTLGQFGLMLLGLLVGLMGFVAVRRQA, encoded by the coding sequence ATGCGATTCCTCACCCCATTGTTGTTGGGCGCACTCGCGCTCGGCAGTTCGTCTGCGTTCTCGCAGGCCTACGACGTGCTCGGCGCCAACGAAGCCCCGGGCCCGGCCTACACTCCCGGTCCGACCGGCGGCCCGCGCGGCACGATCCTGCAGGATCAGCGCGCACTGCTCGTGACCCATCCCGGCGCCGGCGCTGGCGGTACCGATGACAGCCGCCTGCAATCCACGTCCCTGGGCATGGGCACGATCGGCTTCGGCGTCCAACAGACGGTTCCGAATCGCATCGCCGATGATTTCGTGGTGCCCGCGGGCGGCTACACCATCAACGCCGTGACGGTTTATTCCTACCAGACCGGTTCGACGACCACCCCGACCCACAACGGCATCACCTTCCAGATCTGGAACGGGCCGCCGAACGTCGCCGGCTCTGCGGTGGTCTTCGGCGACACCACCACCAACCGGTTCAGCAGCGCTGCCTTCGCGAACATCTATCGCACCACCGAGACGACGGTGGGTGCCACCAATCGACCGATCATGTCGGTCACCGCGAGCGGACTCAACATCACCCTGCCGGCCGGCACCTACTGGCTGGACTTCGCGCTCAGCGGCACGCTTGCTTCGGGTCCATGGGCACCGGCGATCTCGATCCTTGGTCAGGCGGTCACCGGCAACGGCCTGCAGAGTCAGGCGGGCACGTGGGTTCCTGCGCTTGATGGCGGCACTGGCACGCCGGCCCAGGGCTTCCCGATCACGCTGGAAGGCACGCTGCCGGGCACTGATCTGGTCACCACCCTGACCGACACGCCGGATCCGGTGACCGCCGGCAGCAATGTGACCTACGTCGCGACCGTCAACAACGCCGGCCCGGGCGACGCGACGGACGTCGCTGTCGCGCTGCCGCTGGCGGCGGGCAGCAACTTCGTCTCGGCCACGCCGAGCGCGGGCGGCACCTGCGTGTCCCCGGCAGTCGGCGCCAATGGCACCGTGACCTGCACCTGGGCTGGCAACACCGCCAACGGCGCCTCGCGCGATGTCACCGTGGTCGCGTCGGTCCCGGCCAGCACAGCCAACGCCGCGGTCCTGAGCGTGACCGCCACCGCAACCTCGGCCACCAACGAACTGGATCCGCCGGACAACGCCGCGACCACGACGACCACCGTCGCCACCTCGGCCGATCTGTCGATCACTCTGACCGACTCGCCGGATCCGGTGACTGCCGGTACCAACCTGACCTACGTGGCCACCGCGACCAACGCCGGTCCGTCGGATGCGCAGGACGTCGCGATCAACCTGCCGCTGCCGGCCAACACCACGCTGGTGTCGGCGACCGCTGCGGGCGGCACCTGCGCCGGCACCAACTGCACCTTCGCCGGCGCCACCGCGCCGGGTGCCAGCCGCAGCGTGACCTACGTGGTCCTGGTTGCCGCGTCCGCCGCCAGCAGCAGCCCGATCTCCGCGACCGCCTCGGCCAGTTCCCCCACCACCGACTCGAACCCTGCCAACAACAGCGCTACCGCCAGCACCGCCGTGGTTGCCGAGGCCAATCTGTCGGTCGCGCTGACGTCCTCGGTCCCCCAGGTGTTGATCAACGTGCCGGTGACGTTCACCGCGATCAGCACCAATGGCGGCCCGTCCGATGCCCAGAACGTCTCGGTGACGATCACGCTGACGCCGGACTTCCGCTACAGCAGCCACACCGCCAGCGGCGCCACCTGCACCACGCCGCAGGTCGGCAACACCGGCGCCATCGTCTGTACCTGGGCCGGCGCCACTGCTCCGGCCGCTACGCGCACCCTGACGGTCGTGGCCTTCAGCAACGTCGAAGGCAACACCGCGGTGAACGCCAGCACCGGGTCAGCCACCACCGACCCGGTCCCCAACAACAATACGGCGGGCGTCTCCGTGGTCGTTGGCTATCCGTTCAACGAGATCCCGACGCTGGGCCAGTTCGGCCTGATGTTGTTGGGCCTGCTGGTGGGCCTGATGGGCTTCGTGGCGGTGCGCCGCCAGGCGTGA